One Cytophagales bacterium DNA window includes the following coding sequences:
- a CDS encoding DUF4834 domain-containing protein, which yields MIKFLLIVFFISYILYKVGGFFFKILTLGGSAQRPQRNQPPKRPPGTNLNVDYAPDKKKKGGGDFKGGEYVDYEEVKE from the coding sequence ATGATTAAGTTTTTATTGATCGTATTCTTTATTAGCTACATCCTTTATAAGGTAGGTGGATTCTTCTTTAAGATCCTTACCCTGGGAGGTTCGGCACAGCGCCCACAGCGCAACCAGCCTCCCAAACGCCCTCCTGGAACCAATCTCAATGTTGATTATGCACCTGATAAGAAGAAAAAAGGTGGTGGAGATTTTAAAGGAGGAGAGTATGTCGATTATGAGGAAGTGAAGGAATAA
- the carB gene encoding carbamoyl-phosphate synthase large subunit, producing the protein MPRDTSIKSILIIGSGPIIIGQACEFDYSGSQASRSLREEGIEVILINSNPATIMTDPVTADHIYLKPLNKQSIREILKEHPQIDAVLPTMGGQTALNLAIECDQAGIWEKNDVRIIGVDINAIETTEDREKFRLKMKELDVDVCRGETATSFLKGKEIAQEIGFPLVIRPSFTLGGYGGGFVNSAEEFDVALDRGLKASPIHEVLVEQSILGWKEYELELLRDGAGNVIIICSIENFDPMGIHTGDSITVAPAMTLPDTVYQRMRDLAIKMMDGIGQFAGGCNVQFAVSPETDQIIGIEINPRVSRSSALASKATGYPIAKVAAKLAIGYNLDELKNQITKTTSALFEPALDYVIVKIPRWNFDKFKGSDRKLGLQMKAVGEAMGIGRNFQEALQKACQSLEIKRNGLGADGKELTDQAEIIHSLGNASWDRLFHIYDAFKLGIPFKRIFKETKIDPWFLNQIEELVQLDHEMEQYTLDTIPAGLLKTAKEKGYADRQIAHLVKCMESEVFTKRNDLGIRRVYKLVDTCAAEFEAQTPYYYSTFADENESIVTDKKKVVVLGSGPNRIGQGIEFDYSCVHGVLAAKEAGYETIMINCNPETVSTDFDVADKLYFEPVFWEHIYDIILHEKPEGVIVQLGGQTALKLAEKLNRYNIKILGTSFHALDLAEDRGRFSDLLKELEIPYPEYGTIEDADEALELCKEIGFPLLVRPSYVLGGQSMKIVINEEELEEHVVKLLSKKMDGRILLDHFLEGAIEAEADAICDGENVYIIGIMQHIEPAGIHSGDSYAVLPPYNLGDFVMRQIEDYTKRIAIALETVGLINIQFAVKDDKVYIIEANPRASRTVPFICKAYQEPYVNYATKVLLGDKKVTDLEFNPVKKGYAIKEPVFSFHKFPNVNKELGPEMKSTGEAIYFIDDLMDDYFLDVYAERNRFLSK; encoded by the coding sequence ATGCCTAGAGATACCTCCATCAAATCCATTCTGATCATCGGAAGTGGTCCGATTATCATCGGTCAGGCCTGCGAATTCGATTACTCTGGTTCCCAAGCCTCAAGATCGTTGCGGGAAGAAGGAATTGAAGTGATCCTGATCAACTCGAATCCGGCTACCATCATGACAGATCCGGTGACCGCTGATCACATCTATTTGAAACCTTTGAACAAACAGTCGATCAGGGAGATCCTGAAAGAACATCCTCAGATAGATGCGGTGCTGCCTACGATGGGAGGTCAGACGGCCCTAAACCTTGCGATCGAATGTGATCAGGCGGGTATTTGGGAGAAGAATGATGTGAGGATCATTGGCGTAGATATCAATGCCATTGAAACGACTGAAGACCGGGAGAAATTCCGTCTGAAGATGAAGGAGCTGGATGTAGATGTCTGTAGGGGAGAAACAGCTACTTCTTTTTTGAAAGGGAAAGAAATCGCACAGGAAATCGGCTTTCCATTGGTGATCCGGCCTTCTTTCACGCTCGGAGGATACGGTGGCGGTTTTGTCAACAGCGCTGAAGAATTTGATGTTGCCCTTGATCGAGGGCTCAAAGCCTCCCCAATCCATGAGGTGTTGGTAGAGCAAAGTATTCTCGGGTGGAAAGAATATGAGTTAGAACTGTTGCGAGATGGAGCGGGCAATGTGATCATCATCTGTTCAATTGAGAACTTCGACCCGATGGGTATTCATACTGGGGATTCAATCACCGTGGCACCTGCCATGACCTTGCCGGATACGGTTTATCAAAGAATGCGGGATCTAGCCATCAAAATGATGGATGGGATCGGTCAGTTTGCTGGTGGTTGTAACGTGCAGTTTGCCGTAAGCCCGGAAACTGATCAGATCATAGGGATTGAGATCAACCCAAGGGTATCCCGATCATCTGCGCTGGCTTCTAAAGCAACTGGTTATCCGATTGCGAAGGTGGCGGCCAAACTGGCCATTGGATATAACCTCGATGAGCTTAAAAATCAGATCACGAAAACTACTTCGGCGTTATTCGAGCCTGCTTTGGATTATGTCATTGTGAAGATCCCACGCTGGAATTTCGATAAGTTCAAGGGATCTGATCGTAAGCTCGGTCTGCAGATGAAAGCAGTAGGGGAGGCCATGGGAATTGGACGTAATTTCCAGGAAGCCCTTCAAAAAGCTTGTCAGTCACTGGAGATCAAAAGAAATGGTCTCGGTGCGGATGGTAAAGAATTGACGGACCAGGCGGAGATTATACATAGCCTTGGCAATGCATCGTGGGATCGGTTGTTCCACATTTATGATGCATTCAAGCTAGGTATCCCGTTCAAGCGGATTTTCAAAGAGACCAAAATCGATCCATGGTTCCTTAATCAGATTGAAGAATTGGTGCAGCTCGATCATGAGATGGAGCAATATACCCTCGATACGATTCCTGCAGGCCTATTGAAGACTGCCAAGGAAAAAGGGTACGCAGATCGCCAAATTGCGCATTTGGTGAAGTGTATGGAGAGTGAAGTGTTTACCAAAAGAAATGATCTGGGTATCAGGAGAGTTTATAAACTGGTGGATACTTGCGCGGCGGAGTTTGAAGCACAGACGCCTTACTACTATTCAACATTTGCGGATGAAAACGAGTCCATCGTTACCGACAAGAAGAAAGTAGTAGTTCTGGGATCTGGGCCTAACCGAATCGGGCAAGGGATTGAGTTTGATTATTCCTGTGTGCATGGTGTGCTTGCCGCGAAGGAAGCGGGTTATGAGACCATCATGATCAACTGTAACCCGGAGACGGTATCCACGGACTTTGATGTCGCGGATAAGCTGTACTTCGAGCCAGTCTTTTGGGAACACATCTATGACATCATTTTGCACGAGAAGCCAGAGGGAGTCATCGTACAATTGGGAGGTCAAACTGCCCTAAAACTGGCGGAAAAACTCAATCGCTATAATATTAAGATCCTTGGAACAAGTTTTCATGCACTGGATCTGGCAGAAGATAGAGGTCGTTTTTCTGATCTGTTGAAGGAATTGGAGATTCCTTATCCGGAATATGGCACCATCGAAGATGCGGACGAAGCCCTGGAGCTTTGCAAAGAAATCGGATTCCCATTATTGGTTCGTCCTTCATACGTGCTTGGTGGACAGAGCATGAAAATTGTAATCAATGAGGAAGAGCTGGAAGAGCATGTGGTGAAACTACTTTCCAAGAAAATGGATGGTCGTATCTTGTTGGATCACTTCCTGGAAGGCGCTATCGAAGCAGAGGCAGATGCCATTTGCGATGGCGAGAATGTCTATATCATTGGGATCATGCAGCATATCGAACCAGCAGGAATCCACTCTGGGGATTCATATGCGGTACTCCCTCCTTACAATCTGGGAGATTTTGTCATGCGACAAATTGAGGATTACACCAAAAGAATTGCTATCGCCCTGGAAACGGTTGGTCTGATCAACATCCAGTTTGCGGTCAAAGATGATAAAGTATACATCATTGAAGCGAACCCAAGAGCGTCCAGAACGGTGCCGTTCATCTGTAAAGCATATCAGGAACCTTACGTGAATTATGCGACGAAGGTATTGTTGGGTGACAAAAAAGTGACGGACCTGGAGTTCAACCCTGTGAAAAAAGGATATGCCATCAAGGAGCCGGTATTCTCTTTCCACAAGTTCCCGAATGTAAACAAGGAATTAGGACCTGAAATGAAGTCTACCGGAGAAGCGATCTACTTCATCGATGACTTAATGGATGATTATTTCCTGGATGTTTATGCTGAACGAAACCGCTTCCTCAGTAAATAA
- a CDS encoding amidotransferase, with the protein MKTCLLVCDHVLPAFEPINGDYPEMFQKLFPELELEPYFVCDGFFPEIEGYDQFICTGSKFSVYDDEGWIVELLRFIRNVAHTDKKFVGVCFGHQAIAHALGGETSPAGVGWNIGVHTFEIEQFQRWMLPELPSYNILMLCQDQVQSLPPKGEVLAHSAECPIGMFHIDQQFLGIQGHPEFSKTYNQALYTSRIDRIGQEKVMAADESLKMNVDQELFETWIIQFLKS; encoded by the coding sequence ATGAAGACTTGTTTGCTGGTTTGTGACCATGTGCTGCCTGCTTTCGAACCGATCAATGGCGACTATCCTGAGATGTTCCAAAAGCTTTTCCCAGAGCTGGAACTGGAACCATATTTCGTGTGTGATGGGTTTTTCCCGGAAATTGAAGGATATGATCAATTCATTTGTACTGGTTCGAAATTTTCGGTTTACGATGATGAAGGTTGGATCGTGGAGTTGTTGCGTTTTATCAGAAACGTAGCGCATACGGATAAGAAATTTGTCGGCGTGTGTTTTGGACATCAGGCCATTGCCCATGCCCTGGGTGGAGAAACCAGTCCTGCAGGCGTAGGATGGAACATAGGCGTGCACACCTTCGAGATCGAGCAGTTTCAACGCTGGATGTTGCCCGAGCTCCCCAGCTACAACATCCTTATGTTATGCCAGGATCAGGTGCAATCTCTACCTCCCAAAGGAGAGGTATTGGCCCATTCAGCGGAATGTCCAATCGGCATGTTCCACATCGATCAGCAGTTTTTGGGAATTCAGGGGCACCCCGAGTTTAGTAAAACGTACAATCAGGCACTGTACACTTCACGGATCGACAGAATCGGCCAGGAAAAAGTAATGGCTGCGGATGAATCCCTGAAAATGAACGTAGATCAGGAATTGTTCGAGACCTGGATCATACAGTTTTTGAAGAGTTAA
- a CDS encoding aldehyde dehydrogenase family protein, translating into MIVVKMTKTFQTISPIDGSVYCERSYAVASEIEQTLSRSQSVQKNWKQTTVEERARICFKVVEYFEENADFMAEEITWQMGRPIIYTPFEIKNGFKERALHMIAIAEKELQDQEVEGQAGFKRFIRKEPLGTILILSPWNYPYLTAVNAVIPAIMAGNTVILKHAEQTPICAERFAAAFEYADAPEGVFQYLHLAHEQIPGIIADQRIAGVSFTGSVGGGEAIQRAVGKRFITAGLELGGKDPAYVAADADIKNAAENLVDGAYFNSGQSCCGVERIYVHELAYDAFLEQFKRITSGYVIGNPLEKGTTLGPMVRKSATGKALTHLDDALKKGGAALLPESTFSKQEAPYMNPQAIIEARHDMLIMQEESFAPVVGIMKVKSDEEAIQLMNDSQYGLTASVWTSDVDRALNIGDQIETGTWFMNRCDYLDPALAWNGVKNSGKGCTLSTLGYHYLTRPKSFHLKLA; encoded by the coding sequence ATGATTGTTGTAAAAATGACCAAGACCTTCCAAACCATATCCCCTATTGACGGCTCAGTTTATTGCGAAAGGAGCTACGCCGTAGCCTCAGAAATAGAACAGACGCTGAGCCGATCACAATCCGTCCAAAAGAACTGGAAACAGACTACTGTTGAAGAACGGGCTCGTATTTGCTTTAAAGTCGTTGAGTATTTTGAGGAAAATGCTGATTTCATGGCGGAAGAGATCACCTGGCAAATGGGTCGACCGATCATTTATACACCTTTTGAGATCAAAAATGGCTTCAAAGAACGAGCACTGCACATGATTGCCATCGCTGAAAAGGAACTACAGGATCAAGAAGTAGAAGGGCAAGCAGGGTTCAAGCGATTCATTCGAAAAGAGCCTCTGGGAACGATCTTGATCTTATCACCTTGGAACTATCCTTATCTGACGGCTGTCAATGCGGTAATTCCTGCGATCATGGCGGGCAATACGGTGATTTTAAAGCACGCAGAGCAGACCCCAATTTGTGCGGAGCGATTTGCCGCAGCATTCGAATATGCAGATGCTCCTGAGGGTGTTTTCCAATACTTGCACCTGGCTCATGAACAAATTCCAGGAATTATAGCAGATCAAAGAATTGCCGGCGTTTCATTCACCGGTTCTGTTGGAGGTGGAGAAGCCATTCAGCGCGCTGTAGGCAAGAGGTTCATTACTGCTGGCTTAGAATTGGGAGGAAAAGATCCTGCTTATGTGGCGGCAGATGCCGACATCAAAAATGCGGCTGAAAACCTGGTAGATGGTGCCTATTTCAATTCCGGCCAGTCTTGTTGTGGCGTGGAACGAATTTATGTTCACGAATTGGCCTACGACGCTTTTTTAGAGCAGTTCAAAAGGATTACTTCAGGTTATGTCATAGGAAATCCATTAGAAAAAGGAACGACGCTTGGACCAATGGTACGAAAGAGTGCCACAGGAAAAGCCTTGACTCACCTGGATGATGCATTGAAAAAGGGAGGAGCTGCCCTCCTTCCTGAATCAACTTTTTCCAAGCAAGAAGCACCTTACATGAATCCACAGGCGATCATAGAAGCACGTCATGACATGTTGATCATGCAAGAAGAAAGCTTTGCGCCTGTGGTGGGTATCATGAAAGTCAAAAGCGATGAAGAAGCCATCCAATTGATGAACGACAGCCAATATGGTTTAACTGCCAGCGTATGGACTTCTGATGTCGATCGTGCACTGAACATTGGTGATCAGATAGAAACGGGAACCTGGTTCATGAACCGATGCGATTACCTGGATCCGGCCCTGGCCTGGAACGGAGTGAAAAATTCTGGAAAAGGATGCACGTTGAGTACGTTAGGTTACCATTATCTGACCCGGCCAAAATCTTTTCACCTGAAGCTAGCCTAA
- a CDS encoding glucose 1-dehydrogenase, translated as MRLKDKVALITGGSNGIGKETVILFAKEGAKVVLADMNEEAAKEVIQEVEGLPVKFIKADVSSAKDCEAMVAFAEQEFGALHILFNNAGIMHSSDDNAEVTEEDIWDLTMNINAKGVFLGCKYGIPALKRAGGGSIINTASFVALLGAATPQIAYTASKGAVLSLTRELSVIHARENIRVNALCPGPLRTELLMKFLNTEEKKQRRLVHVPMGRFGEAAEMAKAALYLASDESSYVTGTDFVVDGGITAAYVTPE; from the coding sequence ATGAGACTTAAGGACAAAGTGGCCCTGATCACGGGTGGGAGCAATGGAATCGGTAAAGAGACAGTCATCCTCTTTGCAAAGGAAGGAGCAAAAGTGGTGCTCGCTGATATGAATGAAGAAGCGGCAAAGGAAGTCATTCAGGAGGTTGAAGGGTTGCCAGTAAAGTTTATCAAAGCCGATGTTTCCAGTGCCAAAGATTGTGAAGCCATGGTCGCATTTGCCGAGCAAGAATTTGGAGCCTTGCATATCCTGTTCAACAATGCAGGCATCATGCACAGCAGCGACGACAATGCGGAAGTCACCGAGGAGGACATCTGGGATTTGACCATGAACATCAATGCCAAGGGCGTATTCCTGGGATGCAAATATGGAATCCCAGCCTTAAAACGAGCTGGAGGTGGAAGTATCATCAATACGGCATCCTTTGTGGCATTATTGGGAGCAGCTACCCCACAAATTGCCTATACGGCAAGTAAAGGAGCAGTTTTGTCTTTAACCCGGGAATTGTCCGTGATCCATGCCCGCGAAAACATTCGTGTGAATGCCCTTTGTCCTGGACCTTTGAGAACAGAGCTGCTGATGAAATTCCTGAATACCGAAGAAAAGAAACAACGCCGATTGGTACATGTGCCCATGGGCCGATTCGGCGAAGCTGCTGAAATGGCCAAAGCGGCGCTATATCTGGCATCAGATGAGTCTAGCTATGTAACAGGAACAGATTTTGTCGTGGACGGAGGAATTACGGCAGCCTACGTTACACCTGAATAG
- a CDS encoding glutamine synthetase family protein yields MSTKGMLSVEKFKQQVQEEAIETVIVGFTDHYGRLMGKRFDADFFIDSALDAGTHGCDYLLTTDMEMEPVPGYKLANWELGYGDFHLVPDLKTLRWATWLEKTALVICDLQNEKAHGPVLEGPRSILNEQLSQLEKEGFKSFAASELEYYLFNTSYQQAQESQFLDAKPAGWYLEDYHILQGSRTESFTAAARRHLKNSGVPVENSKGEWGLGQHELNVQYAETQEMADRHVVYKQCLKELADQMGLSVTFMAKYDETQAGSSCHIHISLWQDGKNTFIGDEPCGPITASETFRHFLGGWIKYVPDVMVYYAPTINSYKRYVDGSWAPTRMAWSFDNRTAGFRVVGSGSSLRIECRIPGADCNPYLAFAGALASGLKGIQDKIEPPACFEGDIYQAKDLPHVPKTLKESVQLFANSEFAKTAFGSEVVEHYAHFYQQEINAFEMSVTDWERKRYFERI; encoded by the coding sequence ATGAGCACCAAAGGAATGCTTTCTGTAGAGAAGTTCAAGCAACAAGTACAGGAAGAGGCAATAGAGACCGTCATTGTTGGGTTCACCGATCATTACGGCCGCTTGATGGGGAAGCGTTTTGATGCTGATTTTTTCATCGATTCGGCATTGGATGCAGGTACCCATGGCTGCGATTACCTCCTGACCACAGACATGGAAATGGAGCCCGTCCCGGGCTACAAGCTGGCCAACTGGGAATTGGGCTACGGTGACTTTCATCTGGTTCCTGATTTAAAGACCCTGCGATGGGCGACCTGGCTGGAAAAAACGGCCCTTGTCATTTGTGACCTGCAAAACGAGAAGGCCCATGGGCCGGTTTTGGAAGGTCCCAGGTCCATCCTCAATGAACAACTTTCGCAACTAGAAAAGGAAGGCTTCAAGAGTTTTGCGGCTTCCGAACTAGAATACTACCTATTCAATACGAGCTACCAACAAGCACAAGAGAGCCAGTTCTTGGATGCTAAACCAGCCGGTTGGTACCTCGAAGATTATCATATCCTTCAAGGATCAAGAACAGAATCCTTTACAGCCGCCGCCAGAAGACACTTGAAAAATTCGGGTGTACCCGTGGAAAATTCCAAAGGAGAATGGGGACTAGGTCAACATGAACTGAATGTGCAGTACGCCGAAACCCAGGAGATGGCAGATCGGCATGTGGTCTATAAACAATGCCTGAAAGAGCTTGCAGATCAGATGGGTCTTTCCGTCACCTTTATGGCAAAATACGATGAAACACAGGCAGGTTCCAGTTGTCATATCCATATCAGCTTATGGCAGGACGGGAAAAATACGTTCATTGGGGACGAACCTTGTGGACCTATTACTGCCTCCGAAACTTTCCGTCATTTTCTAGGTGGCTGGATCAAGTACGTGCCCGATGTGATGGTGTATTATGCACCGACGATCAATTCGTACAAACGCTATGTGGATGGAAGTTGGGCCCCGACGCGCATGGCCTGGAGTTTTGATAACCGAACGGCAGGATTTCGGGTAGTAGGGAGTGGCAGTAGTCTCAGAATAGAATGTCGTATTCCCGGCGCCGATTGCAATCCTTATCTGGCTTTTGCCGGTGCTTTAGCTTCTGGTCTGAAAGGCATTCAGGACAAAATTGAGCCGCCGGCATGTTTTGAAGGCGATATTTATCAGGCCAAAGACTTGCCTCACGTACCAAAAACATTGAAGGAGTCTGTTCAACTTTTTGCGAACAGTGAATTTGCTAAAACCGCTTTTGGAAGCGAAGTAGTTGAACACTATGCTCATTTTTATCAACAAGAAATCAATGCTTTCGAAATGTCGGTAACAGACTGGGAGAGGAAGCGATATTTTGAAAGAATCTGA
- a CDS encoding CotH kinase family protein: protein MGLDSDRRIYPFLLFLFFSSFLFGQEFNPREDQVFRENEVTEIRVTLSEADKAFLLANENRFSETYVTADVTFNNSSLNNATVRNVGVRLRGNTARGHLKKSFKVDFREFGGEKFYRHKKINLKPNVNDPSHVRELLTMKLYRQMDVPAPRVAPAALYFNEEYMGVYLMIEQIDDEFVDRRFGHEDGFLYKCSFSATLEDNGRLLNNELYESKMNEENDTRAELQAFAEVLNNTSDENFREEIQQVFQVDRFIRQLAVEAVTGHWDGYSYLNNNYYLFYDDHSGKFEFIAYDTDNTWGIDWVSRDWATRDLNHFHRHGQARPLTSRILEVPEYRNRYHACLNKVFSLYFTQGELFPLLSDLEDLLDPYVETDERFDASFGFSQDDFRRSFDYFDEGHVEYGLREFIEVRRTTGIGSVPEVDMGFCNFQDVSVYPNPSSTGQFRIIAKESNNPEVKVYDAFGKPVPHNIITQENLPDLVQINSPGTYLIQIDSKIFRVVVN, encoded by the coding sequence ATGGGTTTGGATTCTGACCGTAGGATTTACCCGTTTTTGTTATTCCTGTTTTTTTCCAGCTTCCTTTTTGGTCAGGAGTTCAATCCGAGGGAAGATCAAGTTTTTCGTGAAAATGAAGTCACCGAAATCCGAGTAACCCTTTCGGAAGCAGACAAGGCTTTTCTATTGGCCAATGAAAATCGATTCAGCGAAACTTATGTAACCGCTGATGTCACTTTCAACAACTCAAGTCTGAACAACGCGACAGTTCGCAATGTAGGGGTACGCCTGCGCGGCAACACCGCACGAGGCCATCTCAAGAAATCTTTCAAGGTCGATTTTCGAGAATTTGGTGGAGAGAAGTTTTATCGTCATAAAAAAATCAACTTAAAGCCGAATGTCAATGATCCTTCGCATGTCCGGGAATTGTTGACGATGAAGTTGTATCGACAAATGGATGTGCCTGCTCCGAGGGTAGCCCCGGCGGCCTTGTATTTCAATGAGGAGTACATGGGGGTGTATTTGATGATAGAACAAATCGATGATGAGTTCGTTGACCGACGATTCGGACATGAAGACGGATTCCTTTACAAATGTTCCTTCAGTGCTACCCTGGAAGACAATGGCCGACTACTCAACAATGAGCTCTACGAATCGAAAATGAATGAGGAAAACGATACCCGGGCAGAGCTACAGGCATTTGCGGAGGTATTGAATAACACTTCAGATGAAAATTTTCGGGAGGAGATCCAACAAGTTTTTCAGGTGGACCGATTCATTCGACAGCTAGCGGTTGAAGCGGTAACGGGACACTGGGATGGCTACAGCTATCTCAATAACAATTATTACCTCTTCTACGATGATCACAGTGGCAAGTTTGAATTCATTGCTTATGATACGGACAATACCTGGGGCATTGATTGGGTGAGCCGGGACTGGGCTACCCGAGATTTAAATCACTTTCATCGCCATGGACAAGCAAGACCACTTACCAGCAGAATTTTAGAGGTGCCCGAATATCGCAATAGATATCATGCGTGTTTGAATAAGGTATTCAGCCTCTACTTTACGCAAGGTGAGTTGTTTCCGCTGCTTAGTGATTTGGAAGACCTACTTGATCCCTATGTTGAAACCGATGAGAGGTTCGACGCGTCTTTTGGATTCAGTCAGGATGATTTCAGGAGGTCTTTTGACTATTTTGATGAAGGACATGTGGAGTATGGCCTTCGGGAATTCATTGAAGTGCGCAGGACCACTGGTATAGGTTCAGTCCCTGAAGTAGACATGGGCTTTTGCAATTTCCAGGATGTTTCAGTTTATCCAAATCCTAGTTCTACCGGGCAATTCCGCATTATCGCGAAGGAAAGTAATAATCCGGAAGTGAAAGTTTACGACGCTTTTGGCAAACCAGTCCCACACAACATCATCACACAAGAGAATCTGCCCGATTTGGTTCAAATCAATTCCCCAGGAACTTATTTGATTCAGATCGATTCAAAAATTTTTCGGGTAGTAGTCAATTGA
- the prmA gene encoding 50S ribosomal protein L11 methyltransferase: MDFLTVNISCSELQRDLLIAELDVLGFSAIQELPEGLTASLEGESFDEPALKEAIARYEAMGAMSYTVEKVAKTNWNEAWEKNFDPVIVDDRVLVRAPFHDIKGDFDHEILIMPKMSFGTGHHATTSQMLSLQLDVDFKDKSVLDVGTGTGVLAIMALKLGASHVEATDIDDWCIENSLDNLSLNGFEGIRVEQGEIKNLTFDQTFDIVIANINKNVLLAEIDNYVSLMNDEGQLFLSGFYEKDIPDLEQAASKLGLKLIKSVSKDDWSALLFNRIGD; this comes from the coding sequence ATGGATTTTCTTACCGTAAATATCAGCTGTAGCGAACTACAGCGAGATCTCCTTATCGCTGAGCTGGACGTATTAGGCTTTTCCGCCATTCAGGAATTACCCGAAGGACTCACCGCCAGCCTGGAAGGCGAATCATTCGATGAACCTGCACTTAAAGAGGCCATCGCACGATATGAGGCGATGGGTGCAATGAGTTACACCGTAGAAAAAGTGGCCAAAACCAACTGGAATGAGGCCTGGGAAAAGAATTTCGATCCTGTCATCGTCGATGATCGGGTATTGGTTCGGGCCCCTTTTCATGATATTAAGGGGGATTTTGATCACGAAATATTGATCATGCCCAAAATGTCCTTCGGTACCGGTCATCATGCAACCACTTCACAAATGCTCTCCTTACAATTGGACGTGGATTTCAAAGACAAATCTGTGCTGGATGTCGGGACAGGAACAGGTGTTTTAGCCATCATGGCCCTGAAATTAGGAGCCTCACATGTGGAAGCCACCGACATTGACGACTGGTGCATAGAAAATAGTTTGGACAATTTGTCGTTAAATGGGTTTGAAGGAATTCGTGTTGAGCAGGGTGAGATCAAAAACCTGACATTTGATCAAACATTTGATATTGTCATCGCTAACATCAATAAAAATGTCTTGTTAGCAGAAATTGACAACTATGTCAGTTTGATGAACGATGAGGGACAATTGTTTCTGAGTGGTTTTTATGAAAAAGACATTCCTGATCTGGAACAAGCAGCTTCCAAATTGGGACTAAAACTGATCAAAAGCGTCTCAAAAGACGATTGGTCGGCACTCCTATTCAACCGTATCGGTGATTAA
- a CDS encoding DUF6150 family protein, translating to MIPSFLFALVIPLLPVQNPYCDVFGVMYEVYSKKEADFIVFEQDSESFADVLVFDQDNRLFADRPGHWHFVNKERQARYRLYFTDDPDEAHFSVFFTDTESFAGCND from the coding sequence TTGATCCCAAGCTTCCTTTTTGCCCTTGTCATTCCCCTACTTCCTGTCCAGAATCCATACTGTGACGTTTTTGGAGTGATGTATGAGGTCTATTCAAAAAAGGAAGCTGATTTCATCGTTTTTGAGCAAGATTCAGAGAGTTTTGCGGATGTTTTAGTCTTTGATCAGGACAATCGACTGTTTGCAGACCGGCCGGGACACTGGCATTTTGTAAACAAAGAAAGACAAGCCCGGTACCGGCTGTATTTCACGGATGATCCTGACGAAGCACATTTTTCCGTTTTTTTTACCGACACTGAATCCTTTGCAGGGTGCAATGATTGA
- the tpiA gene encoding triose-phosphate isomerase — MRKKIAAGNWKMNTALLDGQQLASEVVNMAKDEVKSDVKIVLIPPFPFIGAVKSLVGASDNVTVGAQNCHEEASGAYTGEVSIDMIKSIGATHIVIGHSERREYFGEDHELLAKKTRATLDAGLTPIFCCGEKLDVREAGDHFKLVAEQVAKSLFDLSAEDIKKVVIAYEPVWAIGTGVTASASQAQEMHAFIRKEIANQYSDETANSISILYGGSVKPGNAAELFACLDVDGGLVGGASLKSRDFVDIAKSF, encoded by the coding sequence ATGAGAAAGAAAATTGCGGCAGGAAACTGGAAAATGAATACCGCCCTTTTGGACGGCCAACAACTGGCCTCTGAAGTAGTGAACATGGCCAAAGATGAAGTGAAAAGTGATGTCAAAATCGTACTGATCCCACCATTTCCATTCATTGGAGCTGTAAAATCGTTGGTAGGTGCTTCCGACAATGTTACTGTTGGGGCCCAAAATTGCCATGAAGAAGCCAGTGGCGCGTACACGGGAGAAGTATCTATTGATATGATCAAGTCCATCGGCGCGACACACATTGTGATTGGTCATAGTGAGCGACGAGAGTACTTTGGAGAAGATCACGAATTGCTTGCCAAAAAAACCAGGGCCACACTAGATGCAGGATTGACACCTATTTTCTGCTGTGGAGAAAAGCTGGATGTTCGTGAAGCCGGCGATCATTTCAAATTAGTCGCAGAACAGGTTGCCAAAAGTCTTTTTGATCTTTCTGCAGAAGACATTAAGAAAGTGGTGATTGCCTATGAGCCTGTTTGGGCCATCGGAACGGGTGTCACAGCCAGTGCTTCTCAAGCACAGGAAATGCACGCCTTTATTAGAAAAGAGATTGCCAACCAGTACAGTGATGAAACAGCTAACAGCATTTCTATCTTGTACGGAGGCAGTGTGAAACCAGGAAACGCAGCAGAATTGTTTGCTTGCCTGGACGTAGATGGCGGATTGGTAGGTGGAGCCAGCCTCAAATCCCGCGACTTTGTAGACATAGCCAAATCATTTTGA